From Anopheles darlingi chromosome 2, idAnoDarlMG_H_01, whole genome shotgun sequence, the proteins below share one genomic window:
- the LOC125949711 gene encoding transportin-3 isoform X2, with protein MEPPTAEAVLRGVYTLYNDPNNAEKEKASKWLEEFQKSIHSWQIADELLQQKYDLNSCTFAAQTMRNKIQNSFHELPEAAHESLRQSLLEHISHITLETKSVIVTQLSLALADLALLMSSWNKPVATLLERFSSNINMMYALIELLTLIPEEVNSRHLRLGANRRKEILIDLEADSTLVSEYLTMCLMNGNESELLRSKILKCFTSWVQINAFKLPEISDSMLIVYCFQLLSNATSSSELHEAATDVLCSLLHCMELNNARGGLDDKLFNGILCLEEAYNISVAQEDLDKSMNFSRLFTVLVECNLTRMVAGSDADTPHYSTKALDLVLNCVGHYDYEVAEITFNMWYRLSEDLYQRNNCPLTAHFKPYVERLIAALYKHSQLDPDHDGLVEEGGSFKDFRFKVSEIIKDVIFIVSSISCFKQMFLILQSANVSWESSEAALFIMQNVARNILPEESEVVPKVVEAILNLPDNCHIAIRYTSINILGELCDWIDSNPETLQPVLNFLLCALQQKNGLATAAANSLQLICSACKKHMLGHISGLMEIARCLDSFDIQTDSAIGLLKGISIIIGRLPPNQLTPAMQELCSFQVEALSRLTNGEDDGLDGKKGRNDPAFWLDRLASIYRHVSSPDRNNGPNPCTLVIVNNWNVLSRALERYKNNSKVMERIVRCIRYAIRCIGKQAMPILEPLVKQIITIYSGHNHSCLLYLGSILVDEFAHEDGCTQGLLNMLQAFIDPTFVVLQMENGLKNHPDMVDDFFRLATRFIQRAPLQFLQSPLVTPIIQCGLLACTLDHRDANISVMRFFCSLLRQDRDHDLQLIVKSILVTHGEALIMNLLYASVFCLHSYMLSDVAEVFVEIKQHSPHQLQEYVKKAADTLPKKNSGGSVTVTDEQMVQFVANVVNSETSRATTQVLQDFARLYR; from the exons ATGGAACCTCCGACGGCCGAGGCGGTTTTGCGCGGTGTTTACACCCTGTACAACGATCCAAATAATgcggaaaaggagaaagcCTCGAAGTGGTTGGAAGAGTTTCAAAAATCG atCCACTCGTGGCAGATTGCcgacgagctgctgcagcagaaatATGATCTTAACTCCTGCACCTTCGCCGCACAAACAATGCGCAACAAAATACAGAATAGCTTTCACGAGCTTCCGGAAGCAGCGCACGAATCGCTCCGACAATCGTTGCTGGAACACATCAGCCACATTACGCTGGAAACCAAGTCTGTCATCGTGACCCAGCTCTCCCTAGCGCTCGCCGATTTGGCCCTGCTCATGTCCTCCTGGAACAAACCGGTAGCCACGCTGCTGGAGCGCTTCTCGAGCAATATAAACATGATGTACGCGTTGATCGAACTGCTGACGCTCATTCCGGAGGAGGTAAACTCGCGCCACCTGAGACTCGGTGCCAACCGGCGGAAAGAGATTCTGATCGATCTCGAGGCCGACTCCACGCTGGTCAGCGAGTACCTGACGATGTGTCTGATGAACGGCAACGAGAGCGAGCTGCTGCGCTCGAAGATACTGAAGTGTTTCACCTCCTGGGTTCAAATCAATGCATTTAAACTGCCCGAAATCAGCGACAGCATGCTCATCGTGTACTGCTTCCAGTTGCTGAGCAACGCTACCTCCAGCTCGGAGCTGCACGAGGCAGCCACCGATGTTCTGTGctcgctgctgcactgcatgGAGCTGAACAATGCACGCGGTGGCCTCGACGATAAGCTTTTCAACGGTATCCTCTGTCTCGAAGAAGCGTACAACATTTCGGTCGCACAGGAGGATCTCGATAAATCGATGAACTTTTCGCGCCTGTTTACGGTGCTAGTGGAGTGTAATCTGACGCGGATGGTAGCCGGTTCGGATGCCGATACACCTCACTACTCCACGAAAGCGCTCGATCTGGTGTTGAACTGTGTCGGGCACTATGACTACGAGGTGGCCGAGATTACATTCAACATGTGGTACCGGCTGAGTGAGGATCTGTATCAGCGTAACAACTGCCCCCTAACGGCACATTTCAAACCGTATGTGGAGCGCTTGATAGCGGCCCTCTACAAACACTCACAGCTCGATCCCGATCACGATGGGCTGGTGGAGGAAGGTGGATCGTTTAAG GATTTCCGATTCAAGGTTTCAGAGATAATCAAGGACGTCATATTCATCGTGAGTTCAATCAGCTGCTTCAAGCAAATGTTTCTGATCCTGCAGAGTGCCAACGTGTCATGGGAATCGAGCGAAGCCGCCCTTTTCATCATGCAAAACGTGGCCCGAAACATTCTGCC TGAGGAGAGCGAGGTGGTGCCGAAGGTGGTCGAGGCGATCCTGAACCTGCCGGACAACTGTCACATCGCGATCCGTTACACCTCCATCAACATCCTCGGCGAGCTGTGCGACTGGATTGACTCGAACCCGGAGACGCTGCAACCGGTCCTGAACTTCCTGCTGTGTGCGCTGCAACAAAAGAACGGTCTGGCGACGGCTGCCGCCAACTCGCTGCAACTGATCTGCTCCGCCTGCAAGAAGCACATGCTCGGTCACATCAGCGGGCTGATGGAGATCGCCCGCTGTCTCGACAGCTTCGACATTCAAACGGATTCGGCGATCGGGCTGCTGAAGGgcatttcaatcatcatcggAAGACTGCCGCCGAACCAGCTTACTCCGGCCATGCAGGAGCTCTGTAGCTTCCAAGTGGAAGCGCTGAGTCGGCTGACGAACGGTGAGGACGATGGACTGGATGGGAAGAAGGGACGCAATGATCCTGCCTTCTGGTTGGATCGATTAGCATCGATCTATCGGCACGTGAGTTCGCCCGACCGCAACAATGGGCCAAACCCGTGCACTTTAGTCATCGTCAACAACTGGAATGTGCTGTCGAGGGCGCTCGAGCGCTATAAGAACAACTCGAAGGTGATGGAGCGTATCGTGCGCTGCATCCGGTACGCAATCCGTTGCATTGGCAAGCAAGCAATGCCAATTCTCGAGCCGCTCGTCAAGCAAATCATCACGATCTATTCGGGCCATAATCACAGCTGCCTGCTGTACCTCGGTAGTATTCTGGTGGACGAGTTCGCGCACGAAGATGGGTGCACGCAGGGACTGTTGAATATGCTGCAAGCGTTCATCGACCCTACGTTCGTAGTGCTGCAGATGGAGAACGGGCTCAAGAACCATCCCGATATGGTAGACGATTTCTTCCGGCTAGCGACACGCTTCATCCAACGGGCACCGCTCCAGTTTCTGCAGTCACCGCTCGTTACTCCGATCATACAGTGCGGGCTGTTGGCCTGTACGCTCGATCATCGGGACGCCAACATATCTGTGATGCGGTTCTTCTGCAGTCTGCTACGGCAGGACCGGGACCACGATCTGCAGCTGATTGTGAAATCCATTCTGGTGACGCACGGTGAAGCACTGATCATGAACCTCCTGTACGCGTCCGTCTTCTGTCTGCACTCGTACATGCTGTCGGACGTGGCGGAAGTCTTCGTAGAAATCAAGCAACACAGCCCGCACCAGCTGCAGGAGTACGTGAAGAAGGCGGCCGATACGCTGCCAAAGAAGAACAGTGGTGGTTCGGTGACGGTCACCGACGAGCAAATGGTGCAATTCGTTGCGAACGTCGTAAA CTCTGAGACATCGCGTGCCACGACCCAAGTCTTGCAAGACTTTGCAAGGCTTTACCGATAA
- the LOC125949742 gene encoding transcription termination factor 5, mitochondrial — protein sequence MYRLIKVFRRSFSSAVRSSNPLSVNDAAKFYAPHFGVSVSTMYKWLQQNPSVIELDREDTAKKVLYLKHVNVTADEIFQKPQILSYHLVTLENRTTIMRECGLVETLDLNIICNSLRLLRKSIDQLKRHQLIPKDLNMYEQLKRQFEHPIEPRFRWDDQTVLQDMRVPFIDEFLSQRLTLTEADREKLWKSYSKIKYKSFGHTQRVLDILQYEYKFSRDKLIANMYLLHADPENLLRYPEQVPAIGGIELKELAVKYPKIVMVNHATVAKTIAILNQHSIPEAELLKCLCILTLAPSTIEKRIERLKSVKEFEVLAKHPRVLKLIQYQTKATIRLEYLQQLKVRCASLDVLSSHSQNFERYVREGCDRTKGKDTAHFLKAMFGEGGEAALQKIKRHPNWFHVPIVQMKDTVEALLKQQYTNDDILDNVHILLYPLNRIEEKLQVLANKAKVNEDLGLDVSQASQTQKLALALYLIELEFHFTGDGVWPEQMQQSDSTSSITIELPESLSTEYKFGKKPPATTTPS from the exons ATGTACCGGTTGATTAAGGTGTTCCGCCGATCGTTCTCGTCCGCCGTAAGGAGTAGCAATCCACTATCCGTTAATGATGCCGCCAAATTCTACGCCCCACATTTTG GCGTTAGTGTCAGCACGATGTACAAATGGTTGCAACAAAATCCGTCGGTGATTGAGCTAGACCGAGAGGATACGGCCAAGAAGGTGCTCTACCTCAAGCACGTGAACGTTACGGCCGATGAGATCTTCCAAAAGCCGCAAATCCTGAGCTATCATCTGGTAACGTTGGAAAACCGTACCACGATTATGCGCGAGTGCGGCCTGGTGGAGACGCTGGACCTGAACATTATCTGTAATAGCCTCCGGCTTTTGCGGAAAAGTATCGACCAGCTAAAGCGACACCAGCTGATACCGAAGGATCTGAACATGTACGAACAGCTGAAGCGCCAGTTCGAGCATCCGATTGAACCGAGGTTCCGGTGGGATGACCAAACCGTCCTGCAGGATATGCGGGTACCGTTCATCGATGAGTTTCTATCTCAGCGTCTCACCCTGACCGAGGCGGATCGAGAGAAACTGTGGAAATCATACTCGAAAATTAAGTACAAAAGCTTCGGTCACACACAGCGCGTGCTCGACATTCTCCAGTACGAGTACAAGTTCAGTCGGGATAAGCTAATTGCCAACATGTACCTTTTGCATGCCGATCCGGAAAATTTACTCCGCTACCCGGAACAGGTACCGGCCATCGGTGGCATCGAGTTGAAGGAGCTGGCCGTTAAGTATCCAAAGATAGTGATGGTGAACCACGCGACTGTGGCGAAGACGATTGCGATCCTCAACCAGCATAGCATACCGGAAGCTGAGCTGCTGAAGTGTCTGTGCATACTGACGCTCGCTCCGAGCACGATCGAGAAGCGTATCGAACGCCTGAAAAGTGTTAAGGAGTTTGAGGTACTGGCTAAGCATCCGCGCGTGTTGAAGCTGATCCAGTATCAGACGAAAGCCACGATAAGGCTAGAGTATTTACAGCAGCTGAAGGTTCGCTGTGCCTCGCTGGATGTGTTGTCGAGTCATTCGCAAAACTTTGAAAG GTACGTTCGCGAAGGATGTGATAGAACGAAGGGTAAAGATACGGCCCATTTTCTGAAGGCAATGTTTGGCGAGGGGGGCGAAGCTGCGTTACAGAAAATAAAGCGGCATCCCAATTGGTTCCACGTGCCGATCGTTCAGATGAAGGACACCGTGGAGGCACTGCTGAAGCAACAGTACACAAACGACGATATTCTGGACAATGTGCACATCCTGCTATACCCATT aaatcgaatcgaagaaaagCTACAGGTGTTGGCGAATAAAGCCAAGGTAAATGAAGATCTCGGTTTGGATGTTAGTCAAGCTAGCCAAACACAAAAACTAGCTCTGGCGCTTTACTTGATTGAGCTGGAGTTCCATTTCACTGGCGACGGTGTATGGCCGGAACAAATGCAGCAAAGTGATTCCACTTCATCAATCACCATCGAACTACCGGAATCACTCAGCACGGAGTATAAGTTCGGTAAAAAACCTCCCGCTACCACAACGCCCTCGTGA
- the LOC125949711 gene encoding transportin-3 isoform X1, producing the protein MEPPTAEAVLRGVYTLYNDPNNAEKEKASKWLEEFQKSIHSWQIADELLQQKYDLNSCTFAAQTMRNKIQNSFHELPEAAHESLRQSLLEHISHITLETKSVIVTQLSLALADLALLMSSWNKPVATLLERFSSNINMMYALIELLTLIPEEVNSRHLRLGANRRKEILIDLEADSTLVSEYLTMCLMNGNESELLRSKILKCFTSWVQINAFKLPEISDSMLIVYCFQLLSNATSSSELHEAATDVLCSLLHCMELNNARGGLDDKLFNGILCLEEAYNISVAQEDLDKSMNFSRLFTVLVECNLTRMVAGSDADTPHYSTKALDLVLNCVGHYDYEVAEITFNMWYRLSEDLYQRNNCPLTAHFKPYVERLIAALYKHSQLDPDHDGLVEEGGSFKDFRFKVSEIIKDVIFIVSSISCFKQMFLILQSANVSWESSEAALFIMQNVARNILPEIMELGERDIPTARFNQLCEESEVVPKVVEAILNLPDNCHIAIRYTSINILGELCDWIDSNPETLQPVLNFLLCALQQKNGLATAAANSLQLICSACKKHMLGHISGLMEIARCLDSFDIQTDSAIGLLKGISIIIGRLPPNQLTPAMQELCSFQVEALSRLTNGEDDGLDGKKGRNDPAFWLDRLASIYRHVSSPDRNNGPNPCTLVIVNNWNVLSRALERYKNNSKVMERIVRCIRYAIRCIGKQAMPILEPLVKQIITIYSGHNHSCLLYLGSILVDEFAHEDGCTQGLLNMLQAFIDPTFVVLQMENGLKNHPDMVDDFFRLATRFIQRAPLQFLQSPLVTPIIQCGLLACTLDHRDANISVMRFFCSLLRQDRDHDLQLIVKSILVTHGEALIMNLLYASVFCLHSYMLSDVAEVFVEIKQHSPHQLQEYVKKAADTLPKKNSGGSVTVTDEQMVQFVANVVNSETSRATTQVLQDFARLYR; encoded by the exons ATGGAACCTCCGACGGCCGAGGCGGTTTTGCGCGGTGTTTACACCCTGTACAACGATCCAAATAATgcggaaaaggagaaagcCTCGAAGTGGTTGGAAGAGTTTCAAAAATCG atCCACTCGTGGCAGATTGCcgacgagctgctgcagcagaaatATGATCTTAACTCCTGCACCTTCGCCGCACAAACAATGCGCAACAAAATACAGAATAGCTTTCACGAGCTTCCGGAAGCAGCGCACGAATCGCTCCGACAATCGTTGCTGGAACACATCAGCCACATTACGCTGGAAACCAAGTCTGTCATCGTGACCCAGCTCTCCCTAGCGCTCGCCGATTTGGCCCTGCTCATGTCCTCCTGGAACAAACCGGTAGCCACGCTGCTGGAGCGCTTCTCGAGCAATATAAACATGATGTACGCGTTGATCGAACTGCTGACGCTCATTCCGGAGGAGGTAAACTCGCGCCACCTGAGACTCGGTGCCAACCGGCGGAAAGAGATTCTGATCGATCTCGAGGCCGACTCCACGCTGGTCAGCGAGTACCTGACGATGTGTCTGATGAACGGCAACGAGAGCGAGCTGCTGCGCTCGAAGATACTGAAGTGTTTCACCTCCTGGGTTCAAATCAATGCATTTAAACTGCCCGAAATCAGCGACAGCATGCTCATCGTGTACTGCTTCCAGTTGCTGAGCAACGCTACCTCCAGCTCGGAGCTGCACGAGGCAGCCACCGATGTTCTGTGctcgctgctgcactgcatgGAGCTGAACAATGCACGCGGTGGCCTCGACGATAAGCTTTTCAACGGTATCCTCTGTCTCGAAGAAGCGTACAACATTTCGGTCGCACAGGAGGATCTCGATAAATCGATGAACTTTTCGCGCCTGTTTACGGTGCTAGTGGAGTGTAATCTGACGCGGATGGTAGCCGGTTCGGATGCCGATACACCTCACTACTCCACGAAAGCGCTCGATCTGGTGTTGAACTGTGTCGGGCACTATGACTACGAGGTGGCCGAGATTACATTCAACATGTGGTACCGGCTGAGTGAGGATCTGTATCAGCGTAACAACTGCCCCCTAACGGCACATTTCAAACCGTATGTGGAGCGCTTGATAGCGGCCCTCTACAAACACTCACAGCTCGATCCCGATCACGATGGGCTGGTGGAGGAAGGTGGATCGTTTAAG GATTTCCGATTCAAGGTTTCAGAGATAATCAAGGACGTCATATTCATCGTGAGTTCAATCAGCTGCTTCAAGCAAATGTTTCTGATCCTGCAGAGTGCCAACGTGTCATGGGAATCGAGCGAAGCCGCCCTTTTCATCATGCAAAACGTGGCCCGAAACATTCTGCC AGAGATTATGGAATTGGGAGAGCGTGATATACCAACGGCGAGATTCAACCAGCTTTG TGAGGAGAGCGAGGTGGTGCCGAAGGTGGTCGAGGCGATCCTGAACCTGCCGGACAACTGTCACATCGCGATCCGTTACACCTCCATCAACATCCTCGGCGAGCTGTGCGACTGGATTGACTCGAACCCGGAGACGCTGCAACCGGTCCTGAACTTCCTGCTGTGTGCGCTGCAACAAAAGAACGGTCTGGCGACGGCTGCCGCCAACTCGCTGCAACTGATCTGCTCCGCCTGCAAGAAGCACATGCTCGGTCACATCAGCGGGCTGATGGAGATCGCCCGCTGTCTCGACAGCTTCGACATTCAAACGGATTCGGCGATCGGGCTGCTGAAGGgcatttcaatcatcatcggAAGACTGCCGCCGAACCAGCTTACTCCGGCCATGCAGGAGCTCTGTAGCTTCCAAGTGGAAGCGCTGAGTCGGCTGACGAACGGTGAGGACGATGGACTGGATGGGAAGAAGGGACGCAATGATCCTGCCTTCTGGTTGGATCGATTAGCATCGATCTATCGGCACGTGAGTTCGCCCGACCGCAACAATGGGCCAAACCCGTGCACTTTAGTCATCGTCAACAACTGGAATGTGCTGTCGAGGGCGCTCGAGCGCTATAAGAACAACTCGAAGGTGATGGAGCGTATCGTGCGCTGCATCCGGTACGCAATCCGTTGCATTGGCAAGCAAGCAATGCCAATTCTCGAGCCGCTCGTCAAGCAAATCATCACGATCTATTCGGGCCATAATCACAGCTGCCTGCTGTACCTCGGTAGTATTCTGGTGGACGAGTTCGCGCACGAAGATGGGTGCACGCAGGGACTGTTGAATATGCTGCAAGCGTTCATCGACCCTACGTTCGTAGTGCTGCAGATGGAGAACGGGCTCAAGAACCATCCCGATATGGTAGACGATTTCTTCCGGCTAGCGACACGCTTCATCCAACGGGCACCGCTCCAGTTTCTGCAGTCACCGCTCGTTACTCCGATCATACAGTGCGGGCTGTTGGCCTGTACGCTCGATCATCGGGACGCCAACATATCTGTGATGCGGTTCTTCTGCAGTCTGCTACGGCAGGACCGGGACCACGATCTGCAGCTGATTGTGAAATCCATTCTGGTGACGCACGGTGAAGCACTGATCATGAACCTCCTGTACGCGTCCGTCTTCTGTCTGCACTCGTACATGCTGTCGGACGTGGCGGAAGTCTTCGTAGAAATCAAGCAACACAGCCCGCACCAGCTGCAGGAGTACGTGAAGAAGGCGGCCGATACGCTGCCAAAGAAGAACAGTGGTGGTTCGGTGACGGTCACCGACGAGCAAATGGTGCAATTCGTTGCGAACGTCGTAAA CTCTGAGACATCGCGTGCCACGACCCAAGTCTTGCAAGACTTTGCAAGGCTTTACCGATAA